In Candidatus Pantoea floridensis, a single genomic region encodes these proteins:
- a CDS encoding TonB-dependent siderophore receptor, translating to MNNNLPCAFKSKRHPAILAAIYGATLWGSASSFAAEENTTLTVSADETAAQGYNATSSSVGSKTPTPRINQAQSVSVVTQQQLEDYQASSLADAMRFVSGVTEGNTLAGTEDGFVRRGFGSNSDGSIYRDGVRSSQGLNFDATTERVEVLKGSASLLYGIQNPGGVINVISKKPQYEWHTKVSGKTSSEGGGAGTVDVTGPLGNGFAFRLIAEKQNQDYWRNFGSDKHTLIAPSLQWFGEQASFLISYEDYQYDIPYDRGTAFINGKPVDIGYKDRLDDKANHAWGHNKTLNAHYDWQFNDEWSTRVTLGWNQRQYDNNEVRVTAINPTTGVVTRRADANRGFNHKTKYVSWDLIGSQQAFGMTHDIVLGTDYEMIQTYRAHQFQGKANSAFNLNDPQYDILSPITNSTTENSANANNLNRTHSRSLYAKDSISLTENWIAVLGGRYQHYEQRASKGFDPVVQTLDSEGNKFLPQVGLIYKITPDVSLYSSVSKSFTPSTDVDDDGNVGKPEQGTTWEVGSKWQISPKLFASVALYRINERDMSLSINGTTRAINKARSSGAEFELNGEVLPGWDLSANYSYDKAEIVDDGVNAANNGNRLQNAPRHSGALYLSHNLAISGIPGDFRVGGGARYVGSRAGDPENSFTMPDYVVADSFIAWNNSLFGEKTQLKLNLNNLFNKHYYTSSGGNLRVREGETRNLMLEASVEF from the coding sequence ATGAATAATAATCTGCCATGCGCTTTTAAATCAAAACGCCATCCCGCGATCCTTGCGGCGATTTATGGTGCCACCCTTTGGGGTTCGGCCAGCAGTTTTGCGGCCGAGGAAAACACTACGCTGACGGTATCGGCCGATGAAACCGCGGCGCAAGGCTATAACGCCACTAGCAGCTCGGTAGGGAGTAAAACGCCAACGCCTCGCATAAACCAGGCGCAGTCGGTGAGCGTGGTGACGCAGCAACAGCTTGAAGATTATCAAGCATCCAGCCTTGCCGATGCGATGCGCTTCGTCAGCGGCGTGACCGAAGGCAACACGCTGGCGGGTACCGAAGATGGTTTTGTTCGGCGTGGTTTTGGCAGTAATTCAGATGGCTCGATCTACCGCGACGGCGTTCGCAGCAGCCAGGGCCTGAATTTTGATGCCACGACCGAGCGCGTAGAAGTATTGAAAGGCTCAGCCTCGCTGCTGTATGGCATTCAGAATCCGGGCGGCGTCATCAATGTTATCAGCAAAAAGCCGCAATATGAGTGGCACACCAAAGTGAGCGGTAAGACCTCCAGTGAAGGCGGCGGCGCAGGCACCGTTGATGTCACCGGACCGCTTGGCAACGGCTTCGCCTTCCGTCTGATTGCGGAAAAACAAAATCAGGATTACTGGCGTAATTTTGGCAGTGACAAGCACACGCTCATTGCGCCCTCACTTCAATGGTTTGGCGAACAAGCCAGTTTCCTCATCAGCTATGAGGATTATCAATATGACATCCCATACGACCGTGGCACGGCGTTTATTAACGGCAAACCTGTTGATATCGGTTACAAGGATCGTCTTGATGATAAAGCCAACCACGCGTGGGGCCACAACAAAACGCTCAACGCCCATTACGACTGGCAATTTAATGATGAGTGGAGTACCCGCGTTACGCTCGGTTGGAACCAGCGCCAGTACGACAACAACGAAGTGCGCGTTACCGCAATCAATCCCACCACCGGCGTGGTGACGCGTCGCGCCGATGCTAACCGCGGCTTTAACCATAAAACCAAATACGTATCGTGGGATCTGATCGGGTCACAACAAGCGTTCGGCATGACGCACGATATCGTGCTGGGCACCGATTACGAGATGATCCAAACCTACCGCGCACATCAGTTCCAGGGCAAAGCCAACAGCGCATTTAACCTGAACGACCCGCAGTACGATATTTTATCACCCATCACCAATAGCACGACGGAAAACAGCGCCAACGCCAATAACCTGAACCGCACGCATAGCCGCTCGCTGTATGCCAAAGACAGTATCAGCCTGACGGAGAACTGGATTGCGGTGCTTGGCGGACGCTACCAGCATTATGAACAACGCGCCTCGAAAGGCTTCGATCCGGTGGTGCAAACCCTGGATAGCGAAGGCAATAAATTCCTGCCGCAGGTCGGTTTGATATACAAAATAACCCCAGACGTTTCGCTATACTCCAGCGTCAGCAAATCCTTTACGCCCTCCACCGATGTGGATGATGATGGCAATGTGGGCAAACCGGAACAGGGCACAACCTGGGAAGTGGGCAGCAAATGGCAGATTTCACCGAAGCTTTTTGCCAGCGTGGCGCTGTATCGCATCAACGAGCGAGACATGTCGCTCTCCATAAATGGCACCACACGCGCCATTAATAAAGCCCGCTCCAGCGGGGCGGAATTTGAGTTAAATGGCGAAGTATTACCGGGCTGGGATCTCAGCGCCAATTACAGTTACGACAAAGCAGAAATCGTTGATGACGGCGTAAACGCAGCCAACAACGGCAATCGGCTGCAGAATGCACCCCGCCATTCTGGCGCGCTCTATCTGAGCCATAACTTGGCCATCTCCGGCATTCCGGGCGACTTCCGCGTTGGCGGCGGCGCGCGTTACGTTGGCAGCCGCGCAGGCGATCCGGAAAATAGTTTCACCATGCCGGATTACGTCGTCGCGGATAGCTTTATCGCCTGGAATAACTCACTATTTGGCGAAAAAACGCAGTTGAAACTGAATCTGAATAATCTGTTTAACAAGCACTATTACACCTCCAGCGGCGGTAACTTACGCGTGCGTGAAGGCGAAACCCGCAACCTGATGCTCGAGGCCAGCGTTGAATTCTGA
- a CDS encoding KGG domain-containing protein encodes MAEHRGGSGNFADDKKKASDAGKKGGEKSGGSFKDDPAKASEAGKKGGKK; translated from the coding sequence ATGGCTGAGCATAGAGGCGGTTCCGGTAATTTCGCTGACGATAAAAAGAAAGCGTCTGATGCCGGTAAAAAAGGCGGAGAGAAAAGCGGCGGTAGTTTCAAAGACGACCCTGCAAAAGCCTCCGAAGCTGGTAAGAAAGGCGGTAAGAAGTAG
- a CDS encoding DMT family transporter codes for MRTSDLLRLLLLAAIWGASFLFMRIAVPALGAVNTAFLRVFCGMLGLLIIMAIMRIPKRFEGKLGWAMLLGVINSAIPFLMYCMAARVLPAGYSAILNATTPLMGVVIGAAFFDEKFTLSKILGMIAGFAGIILISTTGESHLTSALVLGIVACLVATACYGFAGFLTKRWIGARGGLDATKVAFGSQLGASLFLLPFFAFSAPQTPAASWQLPEVWACVLAIGFLCTALAYIIYFRLLADIGPLRTLTVTFMIPPFGILWGWLVLGEQINQGFIGGSLLIICAVWLVTSNGFSKRPAVNSVVNK; via the coding sequence ATGCGAACATCGGATTTGTTGCGACTGCTGCTGCTGGCGGCAATTTGGGGTGCCAGTTTCCTTTTTATGCGCATTGCCGTACCGGCACTCGGCGCGGTAAACACGGCCTTTTTGCGGGTATTTTGCGGCATGTTGGGGTTGTTAATCATCATGGCCATCATGCGTATTCCAAAACGCTTTGAAGGAAAATTGGGATGGGCGATGCTGCTGGGCGTTATCAACTCTGCCATTCCTTTTCTGATGTATTGCATGGCGGCGCGCGTCTTACCTGCCGGTTACTCAGCAATACTCAACGCCACCACGCCGTTAATGGGCGTGGTGATCGGCGCCGCCTTCTTTGACGAAAAATTCACCCTGAGCAAAATTCTCGGCATGATTGCTGGGTTTGCCGGCATTATCCTTATCAGTACTACCGGGGAATCTCATCTCACGAGTGCACTCGTGCTGGGGATAGTGGCCTGTCTGGTGGCAACCGCGTGCTATGGGTTTGCTGGTTTTCTGACCAAACGCTGGATTGGCGCTCGCGGCGGGCTTGATGCCACCAAAGTGGCATTTGGCAGCCAGCTGGGCGCATCGCTTTTCTTGCTGCCTTTCTTTGCCTTTAGCGCCCCGCAGACACCTGCCGCGAGCTGGCAGCTCCCAGAGGTATGGGCCTGCGTGCTGGCTATCGGTTTCCTCTGCACCGCCCTTGCTTACATTATCTATTTCCGTCTGTTAGCCGATATCGGCCCTCTGCGCACGCTGACGGTCACCTTCATGATTCCGCCTTTTGGCATATTGTGGGGTTGGCTGGTGCTGGGCGAGCAGATTAATCAGGGCTTTATCGGCGGCTCGTTGCTGATTATCTGCGCGGTGTGGTTGGTGACGAGCAACGGATTCAGCAAGCGCCCTGCGGTTAACAGCGTGGTAAATAAGTAA
- a CDS encoding TonB-dependent siderophore receptor yields the protein MRGKKRPVALFLAGVLTSPAIAAESTEKLADDESMIVTAEQELKQQPGVSTITAEDIKKNPPVNDLSDIIRKMPGVNLTGNGASGSRGNNRQIDIRGMGPENTLILIDGVPVSSRNSVRYSWRGERDSRGDTNWVPADMVERIEVIRGPAAARYGSGAAGGVVNIITKRPTNDWHGSLSLYTNQPENSKEGDTRRANFNLSGPLAGEALTMRLYGNINRTDADAFDINTAENGSYAAGREGVRNKDINTVLSWKMTPLQIIDFTYGYSRQGNIYAGDTQNSNSNASTDGLVESLYGDETNRMYRQSYGIAHNGIWDWGTSKLNFNYEKTNNTRLQEGTAGRTEGMINSNTYATSRLESYRAGGEINFPVQLLVDQTVTLGAEWNRDELNDPASMLSASAPGVNLPGSSGDPSQRSSKNSATISSLYFEDNIAATDTTEVIPGLRFDYHDQFGANWSPSLNVSQGLGDYFTLKAGIARVFKAPNLYQSTPGYLLSTRGNGCPIGLSQCYLMGNKDLDAETSVNKEIGLEFSHEGYVAGITWFRNDYKNKIISGTEPIYSSSNPTYNVLRWENGGKAIVEGLEGNLTIPLIADTLEWRSNATYMFRSESKKTGNPLSVIPEFTINSQLEWQATDDLSANINWTQYGRQKPRQNAETVIDVSNMTSKEISPYSVVGLNLNYDVTKNLRANAGINNLFDKRIYRENSGASTYNEPGRAYYAGVTLSF from the coding sequence ATGCGTGGCAAAAAGCGTCCGGTGGCGCTTTTTTTAGCGGGAGTGCTAACGTCGCCTGCAATTGCAGCAGAATCCACGGAAAAGCTTGCAGACGACGAATCGATGATTGTCACTGCTGAACAGGAGCTTAAACAACAGCCAGGCGTCTCCACCATCACGGCAGAAGACATCAAGAAAAATCCCCCGGTTAACGATCTATCCGACATCATTCGCAAAATGCCAGGTGTGAATCTCACCGGTAACGGTGCCAGCGGCAGCCGCGGTAATAACCGCCAAATCGATATTCGCGGCATGGGCCCGGAAAACACCTTGATTCTCATCGATGGCGTGCCCGTCTCTTCACGCAATTCTGTGCGTTATAGCTGGCGCGGTGAGCGTGATTCACGCGGTGACACCAACTGGGTGCCCGCAGATATGGTGGAGCGTATTGAAGTTATCCGCGGCCCTGCCGCTGCGCGCTACGGTTCGGGCGCGGCGGGCGGCGTGGTGAATATCATCACCAAGCGCCCCACCAACGACTGGCATGGCTCACTGTCGCTGTACACCAACCAGCCTGAAAATAGCAAAGAAGGCGACACGCGCCGCGCCAACTTCAATCTTAGCGGCCCGCTGGCGGGTGAAGCGTTGACGATGCGGCTGTACGGCAATATCAACCGCACCGACGCCGACGCGTTTGATATCAATACCGCTGAAAATGGTTCTTACGCGGCGGGACGTGAAGGTGTGCGCAATAAAGACATCAATACCGTGCTCTCCTGGAAAATGACGCCGCTGCAAATCATCGATTTCACTTACGGCTACAGCCGTCAGGGCAATATTTACGCCGGCGATACGCAAAACAGTAATAGTAACGCCAGCACCGATGGCCTGGTTGAATCCCTTTACGGTGATGAAACCAACCGCATGTATCGTCAGAGTTACGGCATAGCGCATAACGGAATCTGGGATTGGGGAACCTCAAAACTCAATTTTAACTACGAGAAGACCAATAACACGCGTCTGCAGGAAGGCACCGCTGGCCGTACTGAAGGGATGATCAATAGCAACACTTACGCCACCAGTCGTTTGGAAAGCTATCGCGCCGGCGGTGAAATCAACTTCCCGGTGCAGCTGTTGGTGGATCAAACCGTGACCTTAGGCGCAGAGTGGAACCGCGATGAGCTCAACGATCCGGCTTCGATGTTATCGGCCAGCGCACCGGGCGTGAACCTGCCGGGCAGTTCAGGCGATCCGTCGCAGCGCAGCAGTAAAAACAGCGCCACCATTAGTTCGCTCTATTTCGAGGACAACATTGCCGCAACCGATACCACCGAGGTGATCCCAGGGCTGCGCTTTGATTATCACGATCAGTTTGGTGCCAACTGGAGTCCGAGCCTGAACGTCTCGCAAGGACTGGGTGATTACTTCACGTTGAAAGCCGGTATTGCGCGCGTGTTTAAAGCGCCAAATCTTTATCAATCTACCCCCGGATACTTGCTCTCTACCCGTGGCAACGGCTGCCCAATTGGGCTTAGCCAATGTTATCTGATGGGCAATAAAGACCTTGATGCGGAAACCAGCGTCAATAAAGAGATTGGCCTCGAGTTCAGTCATGAAGGCTATGTAGCGGGCATCACCTGGTTCCGCAACGACTACAAGAACAAGATTATCTCCGGCACCGAGCCGATCTACTCCAGTTCTAACCCGACCTATAACGTGCTGCGCTGGGAGAATGGTGGCAAAGCGATTGTGGAAGGACTGGAAGGTAATCTGACCATTCCTTTAATTGCCGACACGTTAGAATGGCGCTCGAACGCGACTTATATGTTCCGTTCGGAAAGTAAGAAAACCGGCAATCCGCTATCGGTGATCCCTGAGTTCACCATTAACTCGCAGCTGGAGTGGCAGGCGACGGACGATCTCAGCGCCAATATTAACTGGACGCAGTATGGGCGTCAGAAACCGCGACAAAATGCTGAGACAGTGATTGATGTCAGCAATATGACGTCGAAAGAGATCAGCCCTTATTCGGTGGTGGGTCTCAATCTCAATTACGACGTCACGAAAAACCTGCGGGCAAATGCCGGTATCAATAACCTGTTTGATAAGCGCATTTACCGTGAGAACTCAGGAGCTTCGACCTACAACGAACCGGGCCGGGCGTATTATGCAGGCGTGACCCTGTCGTTTTGA
- a CDS encoding alpha/beta fold hydrolase, translating to MSASIMKPAPGWAQPFAQLDGFSHHYATVDGVRLHYVSGGNVEGDTLLLLAGFPQSWFAWRHVMALLGDRYFIVAPDLPGQGDSDKPINGYDTTSLAEKVQGLMQQLNHERYYLAAHDVGAWVAWPYASLFGAQVIKMALLDAGIPGVTLPEALPATPDKAWKTWHFAFHLLPDLPEALIEGREEIYLEWFLKRKAASPMVFGEEDMAEYTRLLQQTGAIRAGMAAYREVTVSATQNRHLLRDKGKLALPLLAVSADQGSIPDMALPLGEFAANVSGIKIEHCGHFIPDEQPQALAEALRDFFS from the coding sequence ATGTCAGCATCCATCATGAAACCAGCGCCAGGTTGGGCGCAGCCCTTTGCGCAACTCGACGGATTTTCCCATCATTACGCCACCGTTGACGGCGTGCGGCTGCACTATGTGAGTGGCGGTAATGTCGAGGGTGATACGTTATTGCTGTTGGCAGGTTTCCCACAAAGCTGGTTCGCCTGGCGTCACGTGATGGCGCTACTGGGCGATCGCTACTTTATTGTCGCTCCCGATCTCCCCGGGCAGGGTGATTCCGATAAGCCAATCAACGGCTACGATACCACTTCGCTGGCGGAGAAAGTCCAGGGCTTAATGCAGCAGCTGAATCATGAGCGTTATTATCTTGCCGCGCATGATGTGGGTGCCTGGGTTGCCTGGCCCTACGCCTCGCTATTTGGCGCGCAGGTGATCAAAATGGCGCTGCTGGATGCCGGCATTCCAGGTGTGACCTTGCCAGAGGCGCTACCTGCCACACCGGACAAAGCATGGAAAACCTGGCACTTCGCTTTTCATCTGCTGCCCGATCTCCCTGAAGCCCTTATCGAAGGACGAGAAGAGATTTATCTTGAATGGTTCCTCAAGCGCAAAGCGGCCAGTCCAATGGTGTTTGGTGAGGAAGATATGGCGGAATATACGCGGCTGTTACAACAAACTGGGGCAATTCGGGCAGGTATGGCGGCGTATCGTGAAGTGACAGTATCGGCGACGCAAAATCGCCATCTGCTGCGGGATAAGGGCAAATTAGCACTGCCGTTGCTGGCGGTCAGTGCCGATCAGGGATCGATTCCCGATATGGCGTTGCCGTTAGGTGAATTCGCGGCAAACGTTTCGGGAATCAAGATTGAGCACTGCGGTCACTTCATCCCGGATGAGCAACCGCAGGCGCTGGCGGAGGCGTTGCGGGATTTCTTTAGCTGA
- a CDS encoding ABC transporter substrate-binding protein gives MKLAKGMTLFALALSAHTAFAADQSVPTDSSIHVQADPALKSLLPADVVKRGYIVAGTNPNTPPTTFYKEDNKTLAGREIDIMNAVGERLGIQVQWRDTGGFDNIIPGLKTGRYDVALSNINATPARAKIIDFVGYYDASRLGIISRKDANVAPFKDLSDVCGKEVGAGSGTTQVTRLEDASKACEAAGKKPIKVSVFPDRPAGVQAVVSGRVPMFLGPYEGLLWQVKVIKPLTMSGEITVHDAPVSVAFQKDSPLEPAIQAALNSLIKDGSYNKILDTWGIGFGAVKQAKRNQEIFQ, from the coding sequence GTGAAACTCGCAAAAGGCATGACTCTTTTTGCGCTCGCTCTGAGTGCACATACCGCGTTCGCCGCCGATCAATCCGTCCCAACCGATAGCTCAATCCATGTGCAGGCCGATCCTGCGCTGAAAAGCCTGCTACCGGCGGATGTGGTTAAGCGCGGCTATATTGTGGCAGGAACCAACCCCAATACCCCGCCAACCACCTTCTATAAAGAAGACAACAAAACGCTGGCCGGGCGTGAAATTGATATCATGAATGCCGTGGGCGAGCGTCTGGGAATCCAGGTTCAGTGGCGCGACACCGGCGGTTTCGACAACATTATCCCAGGTTTGAAAACCGGTCGTTATGATGTGGCTCTTTCCAACATCAACGCCACGCCGGCGCGCGCCAAAATTATCGACTTTGTCGGTTATTACGATGCCAGCCGCCTGGGCATTATCTCGCGTAAAGATGCCAACGTTGCGCCGTTCAAAGACCTTTCCGATGTTTGCGGTAAAGAAGTCGGTGCGGGTTCCGGCACCACCCAGGTCACGCGCCTTGAAGACGCCAGCAAAGCCTGCGAAGCCGCGGGTAAAAAACCCATTAAAGTTTCGGTGTTCCCGGATCGTCCTGCGGGCGTACAAGCGGTGGTGAGTGGTCGTGTACCGATGTTCCTCGGTCCGTACGAAGGTCTGCTGTGGCAGGTTAAAGTCATTAAACCCTTGACCATGAGCGGTGAAATCACCGTCCACGATGCGCCAGTTTCTGTCGCCTTCCAGAAAGATTCTCCGCTGGAGCCTGCCATACAGGCGGCACTGAACTCGCTGATCAAAGATGGCAGCTACAACAAGATCCTCGATACCTGGGGCATTGGATTTGGTGCGGTTAAACAAGCCAAACGTAATCAGGAAATCTTTCAATGA
- a CDS encoding ABC transporter substrate-binding protein translates to MLALSSAAWAKSITDIDGNRVEIPDHPQRIVLGESRMLYTLALLEPGDPFQHIVAWPQDLKKYDSQTWNSFARQFPQMLKIPSLGSGGPNAMNPEQILALQPDVVILPSLARYDDADLRLVSMLKAAHIPVVKIDLRVHLLKNTRRSVEIFGEVLNQQARAQAFNRFYDAHMQVIRQRLARYQGAKPSVLLQLHLGRRNECCVTAINGSLGELLNAAGGANIASKTQHGVFGRLSEESVIAAQPDFYFATGFGDNASQGLLKLGPEVAPAAVLTSFKQLTAQQNGLRELHALRNGHAAAIWMNFYLSPWHIAATEFMAKTLYPQLFTDVDPEKTLQQIFHDFLPIPYSGTYFKVISPTETK, encoded by the coding sequence ATGCTAGCGCTTAGCAGCGCTGCATGGGCGAAAAGCATCACCGACATTGACGGTAATCGCGTTGAAATTCCCGATCATCCACAACGCATTGTGTTAGGCGAAAGCCGCATGCTGTATACGCTGGCGCTGCTGGAGCCGGGCGATCCTTTTCAGCATATCGTGGCGTGGCCGCAGGATCTGAAGAAATACGACAGCCAGACCTGGAACAGTTTTGCGCGCCAGTTTCCACAGATGTTGAAGATCCCGTCGCTGGGTTCTGGCGGCCCGAATGCAATGAATCCCGAGCAAATTCTGGCGCTGCAGCCCGACGTGGTGATATTGCCAAGCCTGGCGCGCTACGATGATGCCGATCTGCGTTTGGTGAGCATGCTAAAAGCAGCGCATATTCCGGTGGTGAAAATCGATCTGCGCGTGCATCTGCTGAAAAATACGCGCCGCAGCGTGGAGATCTTCGGTGAAGTACTGAATCAACAAGCGCGAGCGCAGGCATTTAACCGCTTCTACGACGCACATATGCAGGTTATCCGCCAGCGCTTAGCCCGCTATCAGGGCGCAAAACCCTCGGTACTATTGCAACTGCATCTCGGCCGACGCAACGAATGCTGCGTAACCGCCATTAACGGCAGCCTGGGCGAATTACTGAATGCGGCGGGCGGCGCTAACATTGCCAGCAAAACCCAGCATGGGGTTTTCGGACGTCTTAGTGAAGAAAGCGTGATTGCCGCTCAGCCTGATTTCTACTTCGCCACGGGCTTCGGCGATAACGCATCGCAGGGTTTGCTCAAGCTCGGCCCTGAAGTAGCGCCAGCCGCGGTGCTCACCAGTTTTAAACAGCTCACCGCGCAGCAAAACGGTTTACGCGAGTTGCATGCGCTGCGCAATGGACACGCCGCAGCGATCTGGATGAACTTCTATCTAAGTCCCTGGCACATTGCCGCCACGGAGTTTATGGCAAAAACCCTCTATCCCCAGTTATTTACTGACGTTGATCCGGAGAAAACGCTGCAGCAGATATTTCATGATTTTCTGCCCATCCCTTATAGCGGCACCTATTTTAAGGTCATCAGTCCCACGGAGACTAAATAA
- a CDS encoding amino acid ABC transporter permease, which produces MSDIHHHTDDLKIVGKRYYGRWLSALVVLLCVVAMAHSMINNPRFEWSVIAENFTGESILQGVLMTLQLTAISVVLGFAFGTVLALMRLSSNPVLVGVSWFYTWFFRGVPMLVQLFLWYNIAALYPTIALSIPGLGEIWSTQSNALVSPFSAAVIALVMHQSAYAAEIVRAGIQSVGNGQLEAARALGYRPSQIFRHTILPQAMRAIMPPAGNEIIGQLKTTAVVSVISLQDVLFSAQIIYQRTYEVIPLLLVATLWYLLMTSVLSVGQFYVERYFGRGVTRREKRSLLKSLPGFSAAKAERSVSNG; this is translated from the coding sequence ATGAGTGATATTCACCACCACACCGACGATCTGAAAATCGTCGGCAAACGTTACTACGGACGCTGGCTGAGTGCGCTGGTGGTGCTGTTGTGCGTGGTGGCGATGGCGCACTCGATGATCAACAATCCACGCTTCGAGTGGAGCGTGATTGCGGAGAACTTTACCGGCGAATCGATCCTGCAAGGCGTCCTGATGACGCTGCAGCTCACCGCGATTTCCGTGGTGCTGGGTTTTGCCTTTGGTACGGTGCTGGCGCTGATGCGCCTCTCCTCTAATCCGGTGCTGGTGGGCGTGAGCTGGTTTTATACCTGGTTCTTCCGCGGCGTGCCGATGCTGGTGCAGCTGTTCCTGTGGTACAACATCGCCGCGCTCTATCCCACCATCGCACTATCCATTCCCGGCCTTGGTGAAATCTGGAGTACCCAATCGAACGCGCTGGTAAGTCCGTTTAGCGCTGCGGTGATCGCGCTGGTGATGCACCAATCCGCTTATGCCGCAGAGATTGTTCGTGCTGGTATTCAGAGTGTCGGCAACGGCCAGCTGGAAGCCGCGCGTGCGCTGGGTTATCGCCCGTCGCAAATTTTCCGTCACACGATTCTGCCGCAGGCGATGCGCGCCATCATGCCGCCTGCCGGTAACGAAATTATTGGCCAGCTGAAAACCACCGCGGTGGTCTCGGTGATCTCACTGCAGGACGTGCTATTTTCGGCGCAGATCATCTATCAGCGTACGTATGAAGTGATCCCGCTACTGCTGGTGGCAACGCTGTGGTATTTGCTGATGACCTCGGTGTTGTCAGTGGGGCAGTTCTATGTAGAGCGCTATTTTGGACGTGGCGTCACGCGTCGGGAAAAACGCAGTCTGTTGAAATCGCTGCCGGGTTTCTCGGCGGCGAAAGCAGAAAGGAGCGTCAGCAATGGGTGA
- a CDS encoding MurR/RpiR family transcriptional regulator — MSTNKIKNRVDVLGERYRLRSPTLSLSLQTVAQYIHDNREAIVDATAMEIADATQTSDATVVRAVQALGFAGLRDLKTTLKAWFGPAMNSEEKMSATVSELSCDINSGIDFVLGGHKRACDALSEPHNRQAVAQAVTLLIEARQVALFGINASGILADYSARLFTRIGIPAVTLNRSGIALAEQLITLQRGDVLIMMAQKSAHREGITALKEAKRLGMPVILLTNAIDSAFAKEADVMINVPRGGENGRMPLHGTVLVCLEMLILSVASATSARTVKTMKRIQDLNRSLKPGGKKV, encoded by the coding sequence ATGAGTACGAATAAAATTAAAAACCGTGTGGATGTATTAGGGGAACGTTATCGCCTGCGGTCGCCAACCTTATCATTAAGTCTGCAAACCGTGGCGCAATATATCCACGATAATCGTGAGGCAATAGTAGATGCTACAGCGATGGAAATTGCCGATGCGACGCAGACTTCTGATGCAACAGTGGTGCGTGCCGTTCAGGCGCTGGGCTTTGCCGGATTGCGCGATCTCAAAACCACCCTCAAAGCCTGGTTTGGTCCAGCAATGAACTCCGAAGAGAAGATGAGCGCGACCGTGAGCGAATTGTCGTGTGATATCAATTCAGGCATCGATTTTGTGTTGGGTGGCCATAAGCGTGCGTGTGATGCACTTTCCGAACCGCACAATCGCCAGGCGGTGGCACAAGCGGTGACGCTGCTGATTGAAGCACGTCAGGTGGCGCTCTTTGGTATTAATGCATCGGGGATTCTGGCGGATTACAGCGCACGCTTATTCACCCGCATTGGCATTCCTGCCGTCACCCTCAACCGATCCGGAATTGCATTAGCAGAACAGTTAATTACGCTGCAACGCGGCGATGTGCTGATCATGATGGCGCAGAAATCGGCGCACCGGGAAGGCATCACCGCGCTTAAAGAGGCAAAGCGGCTCGGCATGCCGGTCATTTTGCTCACCAACGCTATTGATTCGGCGTTTGCCAAAGAGGCGGATGTGATGATTAACGTGCCGCGCGGCGGTGAGAATGGCCGCATGCCGCTGCACGGCACGGTGTTGGTATGTCTGGAAATGCTGATTCTTTCGGTGGCTTCAGCGACCTCAGCGCGCACGGTCAAAACCATGAAACGCATTCAGGATCTCAATCGATCGCTGAAGCCCGGTGGAAAAAAGGTGTGA